A single window of Desulfovibrio sp. G11 DNA harbors:
- a CDS encoding IS4 family transposase has product MEFFKDLFAEMYGLCHLRAPRHKFRFKCKLYSMDATTISLCLSIFPWASFRRNKAGVKVNTVLDHDGYIPAFLDINNAKTHESRMAKSLSLPKGSIVTFDKGYICYSWFRMLTAKGIFFVTRLKSNAAYKLVDRRAVDRKTGVTSDHIIDVSSRGKTTRLRRIGYRDAKTGKRYEFLTNHFRLSAKTIADIYKERWQIEIFFREVKQNLHIKSFVGRSENAVHIQIYTALTVYLLLAYQKFLSKLGLSVQQLFELICLNLFGKDSLEELLNPRRRKTINTYSYSLLAMGA; this is encoded by the coding sequence GTGGAATTTTTCAAAGACCTGTTCGCTGAAATGTATGGCCTGTGCCATCTTCGTGCGCCTCGTCACAAATTCCGCTTCAAGTGCAAGCTGTACAGCATGGACGCCACCACCATCAGCCTATGCCTGTCCATCTTTCCCTGGGCGTCGTTCCGGCGGAACAAGGCTGGCGTGAAAGTAAATACCGTGCTTGACCACGATGGCTACATTCCCGCTTTTCTCGATATCAACAATGCCAAAACCCACGAAAGCCGCATGGCCAAAAGTCTTTCATTGCCAAAGGGTTCCATCGTCACCTTCGATAAAGGCTATATCTGCTATTCCTGGTTTCGCATGTTGACCGCGAAGGGCATTTTCTTCGTAACCCGACTGAAGAGCAATGCTGCCTATAAGCTCGTTGATCGCCGCGCCGTAGACCGGAAAACCGGGGTCACGTCCGATCACATCATTGACGTGAGCAGCCGGGGAAAAACCACTCGTCTACGCAGAATCGGCTATCGCGATGCGAAAACCGGCAAACGGTACGAATTTTTGACCAACCATTTCCGCCTGTCCGCCAAGACAATTGCTGATATCTATAAAGAACGCTGGCAAATTGAAATATTCTTCCGCGAAGTCAAACAAAATCTGCATATTAAAAGCTTTGTCGGGCGCTCGGAGAATGCGGTGCACATCCAGATTTATACGGCCCTGACCGTGTATTTACTCCTGGCCTATCAGAAATTCCTGAGCAAGCTTGGGCTGTCGGTGCAACAACTCTTCGAGCTCATTTGCTTGAATCTGTTCGGCAAGGATTCTCTGGAAGAACTTCTGAATCCGCGAAGACGAAAAACTATAAACACCTATAGTTATAGCCTGTTAGCTATGGGTGCTTAA